A genomic stretch from Nocardia wallacei includes:
- a CDS encoding SDR family NAD(P)-dependent oxidoreductase: MSNPLPSSPSRLASHPIARAVAYLIGPRGLRDRDALRAEVAGKVVVVTGASYGLGEATARLFARAGARVVLAARSMDRLGELADEITAAGGQAFAYPLDLTSEQSVSEFAASVLFDFGEVDYLIHNAGKSLRRSVHLSYDRPKDVTATAGANYVGPMRLTLALLPAMRARGRGHIVNVSTVGIMFPVVPKWGFYLSSKAAFDWWLRAVGMEARADGVTLTTFYAGLMHTRMSAPSRWMRLLPGQTPTDAARVIARAVVRKPRTLTPVYGHPSAILVPLLRVPNEWLLGFVYRFLGDTQASLARVRASRPAEPTPEVRSGVR; encoded by the coding sequence ATGTCGAACCCCTTGCCCTCCAGCCCTTCCCGGCTGGCGTCGCACCCGATCGCCCGCGCGGTGGCCTACCTGATCGGCCCGCGCGGACTGCGCGACCGCGACGCGCTGCGGGCCGAGGTCGCGGGCAAGGTCGTCGTCGTCACCGGCGCGTCCTACGGACTCGGTGAGGCCACCGCGCGATTGTTCGCGCGGGCAGGCGCCAGGGTGGTGCTGGCGGCGCGGTCGATGGACCGGTTGGGCGAACTCGCCGATGAGATCACCGCGGCGGGCGGACAGGCGTTCGCCTATCCGCTGGATCTGACCAGCGAGCAGTCGGTGTCGGAGTTCGCCGCCTCGGTGCTGTTCGATTTCGGCGAGGTCGATTACCTGATCCACAACGCGGGCAAGTCGCTGCGGCGATCGGTTCACCTGTCCTACGACCGGCCCAAGGACGTCACCGCCACCGCGGGAGCCAATTACGTGGGCCCGATGCGGCTGACGCTGGCGTTGCTGCCCGCGATGCGCGCTCGCGGGCGCGGGCACATCGTGAACGTGTCGACGGTCGGCATCATGTTCCCGGTCGTGCCGAAATGGGGCTTCTACCTGTCGTCGAAGGCGGCGTTCGACTGGTGGCTGCGGGCGGTGGGGATGGAGGCGCGCGCCGACGGCGTCACCCTGACCACGTTCTACGCCGGGCTCATGCACACCCGGATGAGCGCGCCGAGCCGCTGGATGCGGCTGCTGCCGGGCCAGACACCCACCGACGCGGCGCGCGTGATCGCCCGCGCGGTGGTGCGCAAGCCGCGCACGCTGACCCCGGTCTACGGGCATCCGTCGGCGATTCTCGTTCCGCTGCTGCGTGTTCCGAACGAATGGCTGCTCGGCTTCGTCTACCGGTTCCTCGGCGATACGCAGGCCTCGCTGGCCCGGGTGCGGGCGTCGCGGCCCGCCGAGCCGACGCCGGAGGTGCGTTCCGGTGTGCGCTGA
- a CDS encoding TetR/AcrR family transcriptional regulator has translation MVGNRRGEASRAALLEAGRAAFSEQRYEDVSIVDLARSIGVAAGSISYHFGGKRGFYLAVLEQAAEEFWSDLVSMRGPALDRLHRGVDQLLDRAEHQASGFEALIADVADAEVRSIRDRHRRRVAEALAVEITGGDTSGVLRTAINGYLSFIEGVVLHWVHSEEISREQVRDLIVANLFGTVLSALRSDPDIQLAQRVLDAAIPDSELLSSLLGLPSLTRPADTVE, from the coding sequence GTGGTCGGCAACCGGCGGGGTGAGGCTTCTCGGGCCGCCTTGTTGGAGGCGGGGCGGGCGGCGTTCAGCGAGCAGCGGTACGAGGATGTGTCGATCGTGGACCTGGCTCGGTCGATCGGGGTGGCCGCGGGGTCCATCAGCTACCACTTCGGTGGCAAGCGGGGTTTCTACCTGGCGGTGCTCGAGCAGGCGGCCGAGGAGTTCTGGAGCGACCTGGTGTCGATGCGCGGGCCCGCGCTGGACCGGCTGCACCGGGGAGTGGACCAGCTCCTCGACCGCGCCGAGCATCAGGCCAGTGGGTTCGAGGCGCTGATCGCCGACGTGGCCGACGCGGAGGTACGCAGTATCCGCGATCGGCATCGCCGCCGGGTCGCGGAGGCGCTGGCCGTGGAGATCACCGGCGGCGACACCAGCGGGGTGCTGCGCACGGCGATCAACGGCTACCTGTCCTTCATCGAGGGCGTCGTACTGCACTGGGTGCACAGCGAGGAGATCTCGCGCGAACAGGTCCGGGATCTCATCGTGGCCAACCTCTTCGGCACCGTGCTCAGCGCGCTGCGTTCGGATCCGGATATTCAACTGGCCCAGCGGGTGCTGGACGCGGCGATACCCGATTCGGAGCTGCTGTCGTCGCTGCTCGGCCTCCCGTCGCTGACCCGTCCCGCCGACACTGTGGAGTAG